GAGCAGTCCGCAGACGCGTGGGAGTGGGTCACGAGCGAAGAACTGGACGAGGAGCGCTTCGACGCCGACGTGACCCGGCTGGGCCGGGAGGCGATCGGCTCAGTCGAGTAGCGACTCGACGTACTTCGTGACGTGGTCGTCCATTCGGCGTTTGAACCCCGCCTGCCGGGCGAGGCGATCGAGTTCGCGCGCGATCAGGCTGCCGTACTGCATCGCCTTCTTCTCCCGGTTTGCCACCTCGCGGGGGACGAACTCGCGGGCCGCCTCCCGGAAGACGCGTTTTCGCTCCTCGTCGGTCGCGAGCATCGGGCCGTCGAGACGCAAAGCCGCCCGCACCACCCGGTCGTCGAGCAGGGGTGCGACCGGTTCGGCGCCGGCGGCACGGATCGCGAGAACGTCACGTTCCAGTTGGTCTGGGAGCGAGGCGATCACCTCGCGGGTCGCGCCGCGCACGGAGTCGGATTCGACTCGGTGGTCGGTCCGGACGACCTTCTCGTAGCCGCCGAACAGCTCGTCGGCGCCTTGGCCGATCGCGAGGCGGTCGAAGCCGTCCGCGACGGCTCGCTCGGCGACGAGAAACAGCGACAGCGCGATCCCCACGTCCATCGCGTTGGTCCGGTCCGTCGCGCGAGCCACGCGGGGGACCGCCCGCTCGATGTCGGCGTGGGTACACTCGACGACCCGGAGATCCCGCCCCATCGCGCTCGCGCCCTCGCGGGCCGCGGCGATGTCGTGGCTCCCCTCGAAGCCGACGACGTACAGGGGTGCTTCGAGGCGACTCGCGACGACCGCCGAGTCGACGCCGCCCGAGAAGGCGACCGCGAGTCCGTCCGAATCGAGCGCGAGGCTCGCCCCGATCGCACCTTCGGTCGCTGCGACCGCCTCGCGCTCCCCGGCGAACGGGGACGGGGCGGGAAGCGTCCAGACGCGCTCGTCGTCGACGTGACCCGCCGGGAACGGGACCGGATCCGCGAGGGCGGTCGGTGAGAATCCCCACCCCTCACCCGTGCGCTCGACGAACAGCGGAACGCGCCCGAGAACGTCCCGGACGAGCCTGCCGTCGGGGAGGTCGCCGGCGAACCCTCGCGTCCCGGGGAACGGATCGCGGTCCTCGAGTGCGCGTTCGACGAGCGCGGAATCGCTCCCGTGGATCATCCGAAAAAGGAGGAGGCCCGGCGTTTCACCCGCCGTTTCGCCCCGCCGCCGGCCTGGCGAAAGCTGATCCGCCACGGGGTGCGCTTGCCCTCGACTGCCGTCTGTCCCTCGCGGATCCCGTCGAGGATCGCCTCGACGTTTCGCTCGCCGCCGGTTTCGACCCGGGTGATCGCCTGCCCGACCATCTCGTTGATGTGAGCGTCGCTGCCGGCGGTCATTGCCAGTCCCCGTGACCGGGCGAACCGTTCTGCCTTCCGGTTCGCCCTGCCGGTCAGCAGCCGCGAGTTGTAGACCTCGATGGCGTCGGCCCTCGCCAACTCCTCGCGGGAGACGTTCGCGCCGACGCCGTGTCGGGAGGACTGGAAGGGGTGGGGAACGACGGCGATCCCGCCGGCCCCGCGGATCCGTTCGATGGTCTCCCCGTAGGGAAGACCCGCCTCTACGGGTACGTCGACCCCGATTCCGAGGACGTGGCCGGCCGAACTCGTGACCTCGATGCCGGGGATCCCGACCAGCCCGTACTCGGGGGCGAGTCGGGCGGCCTCGCGGCTCGCCTCGAAGGCGTCGTGATCGGTGATCGCGATGGCGTCGAGGCCGACGGCACTGGCCTGTTCGAGGAGGAAGTCCACGGGATCCCGGCCGTCGTGCGAGAGCGCGGAGTGTGCGTGGAGTTCGACCGAGAGCACACCCCCCGTTCGGCCGGTGCGTTCAAAAGACGATCGGTCGCCGAGCCCGTCCCAAAGCGAGACTAGCGG
The DNA window shown above is from Halalkalicoccus jeotgali B3 and carries:
- a CDS encoding asparagine synthase C-terminal domain-containing protein, with the protein product MIHGSDSALVERALEDRDPFPGTRGFAGDLPDGRLVRDVLGRVPLFVERTGEGWGFSPTALADPVPFPAGHVDDERVWTLPAPSPFAGEREAVAATEGAIGASLALDSDGLAVAFSGGVDSAVVASRLEAPLYVVGFEGSHDIAAAREGASAMGRDLRVVECTHADIERAVPRVARATDRTNAMDVGIALSLFLVAERAVADGFDRLAIGQGADELFGGYEKVVRTDHRVESDSVRGATREVIASLPDQLERDVLAIRAAGAEPVAPLLDDRVVRAALRLDGPMLATDEERKRVFREAAREFVPREVANREKKAMQYGSLIARELDRLARQAGFKRRMDDHVTKYVESLLD
- a CDS encoding CehA/McbA family metallohydrolase, which translates into the protein MLSVELHAHSALSHDGRDPVDFLLEQASAVGLDAIAITDHDAFEASREAARLAPEYGLVGIPGIEVTSSAGHVLGIGVDVPVEAGLPYGETIERIRGAGGIAVVPHPFQSSRHGVGANVSREELARADAIEVYNSRLLTGRANRKAERFARSRGLAMTAGSDAHINEMVGQAITRVETGGERNVEAILDGIREGQTAVEGKRTPWRISFRQAGGGAKRRVKRRASSFFG